The genomic stretch GTTGTCGCGCATGGTATAGAACCAACTGCCACCGAAGAGATTGCCCAGCGGATAGCCCATCGAGTGGTAAACGGTTCCCTTCCCGGAAATCGGCTTGGGCAGTTCCCACACTTCCTTTACACCCAGCACATACGTCTGCGGATTCAGGCCTTCCAGCCCGAGCTTCTGCACTGCCGCCTTGGTCAGCGAGCCGCGCGTGCCTTCGGCCAGCACCGTGACTTTCGCCTCGATGTTCATGCCGGGTTCGAACTTCGGCTTGGGCTGATTGTGCTTGTTGATGCCCTTGTCGCCCGTCTGCACACCCACCACGCGGCCACCGTCATAGAGCATCTCCTGCCCTGCGGTCTCGGTTGCCACCGTGACGCCTTCGGCTTCCACCTGCTCGCCCAGCCATTGTACGAGGCGATTGATGGAGACGATGGGGAAGCCATGATTGTTGAGCGGCGGCGGAGTCCACGGCGCACGCATGCGGCCGGTCTTGGTCAGGTAGTAGACCGACTCTTCTTCGCAGACACGTTCCACCGGCAGCCCGCGTTCTTTCCAATCGGGCATGAGTTCGGAGATGCCGCGCGGGTCCATCACCGCGCCGGAGAGATTATGCGCGCCAAGCTCGCGCCCCTTCTCCAGCACCATGATTTCGATGTCACCGAGCTTCGCGCCTGCGGCGTTGGCTTTGGCGATGAGCTGCTTCAGGTGATACGCACAAGCGAGCCCCGCCGGCCCCGCGCCCACAATCAACACATCCACCGGGAATGTTTCGCGTTCAGTCATTGGGTCTTCAGGATATGGTCAAAATCGTGTGCGCGACTGTGCTGGTCCGGCCATCGAACGCTCGCAGTCTTTGCACAATGGTTTCTCATACGAGGTTCGCACTCGTATTCCGCACTTGTGACAAAATGGATCCTCGCCGGCAGCCATGCGAACATAGCCATACGTTCCGAAACATGATTCACACAGCGGATAACCGAGGTTGAAGCTGCGAGTCTCGCCGCAACGGATGCAATAGCCAAGGTCATCATATCCGCTCAGCGGCGAAGCGAAGGACAGCCACTCATTGATCCTGGCCCGCATTTCCCGGATGTCGGACATCATGCGCGTGACCACGGCAACCTCGTAACTCCGGCTGACGGACGCTTCGTGCATATTCATGCTGCTGATGATCATGCGACTCGGAGACCAATAGACTTTGGCGTGCAAATTCTCCAGAAGATACACCCGGATTCCATGCGAATCCAGCCACACGAGGTCGTCGTGGAAACTGGCACTCGCGTCCTTCCTGACGAGGAAAGTAAGTCGCACACGGTTGTCCGTGGCGCTGCGTATTGCCTGGCGAGCCCGGTCATAAAGTTTCAGGTATGGCGTTACACAGACCACAGGATCGCCCTTCCCCGCTCGCCTCAATAGATCGAGAATGGCCGGGGAAATGTGATCGTCGAACAAGATATCATCGCTCATTGCAGCTCGAGTCGTGATTCCTACTTCGTCCCCGTCACCAGTTCCAACATTGTCCTCACCGCAGAACCCGAAGCCGTGGCCTTGGGTTGGATGGAGGAAACAACGCCGGGGAAAGCCGTGGGGGCGATGTCGATGTGAACCCACGGGGTGTCGTCGACGAACTCTTTGAGGAACGCCGCCGCCGTGCAGGAGCCGCCCCAGCGATGGCCGGGAACATTGCGAAGCTGCGCGACGTCGCCTTTCATCTCCTGGCCGTATTCATCGAACAGCGGCATGTGCCACTGGCGCTCGCCCGCGCGATCCGCCGCGCTCATCACCGTCTGCCGCCAGTGATCGTCATTGGAGAACACCGCGTCCGCATAGTGCCCAAGGGCCACCACGGCCGCTCCGGTGAGCGTGGCGACGTCCACCATGCCGTTGGGCTTGTACTTGTCCACGGTGTAAGCCAGCGCGTCGGCCAGCACGAGGCGGCCTTCCGCATCGGTGTTGCCGATCTCAACCGTTTTGCCGTTGTAAGCCGTGTAGATATCCGAGGGCCGGTAGGCATCGGGGCCGATGGCATTTTCCACCGCGCCGATCACACCGATCACGCGCACATCCGGCTTCAACTCCGCCACGCCATTCATGGCCGCCAGCACCGCCGCTGCGCCGCACATATCGGACTTCATCTCTTCCATCGAGGCAACCTTGATATTCAGGCCGCCCGAATCGAACACCAGTCCCTTGCCGACAAAGGCATAGGTCTTTTTTGCGCCGCGCGGATTCCATTCCATGATGATCAGCTTGGGCGGCATGGCGCTGCCCTTGGCCACAGCCAGCAGCAGATTCATTCCCAGCCGCTGCATCTGCGGACGTTCCAGCACGGTTACCTTCAACCCCCGCGCCGAGAGCTTGCGGGCCTCACGCGCCAGATAATCCGTCGTCACCACATTGGCCGGCTCCGTACCCCACTGCCGCGCCAGATTCATGCAGCGCGCGATTTCCGCATGCCGCTTGATGACCTTGTCCGCCGCCTTCTTGCGCGATTCTGTCGCGTAATAGACCGTGACCGTGTTCAGGTCCTTGACCTCTTTGGGCGGAATTTTCTTGTAGCTGTCGAAGCGCCAGTTGCCGAGCACCACGCCTTCGGCCAGAGCATGCGTCACCTGCTCGACGCTCAGATCATCGGCCAGTTTATCTTCGCTGACCAGCGCCATGGTCTTGGCGCCGTGGTCGCGCCCGTTGCGCACGGCGGCTCCGGCGGCCAGGCGCAGCGTCTGCCACTGAAAATCCTTGCGCGAGCCCAAGCCGAGCAGAATCACCATCGGCGACGAGGCGCGGTCGGTGTAATGGCGCACCGTTTCTTCCTTCTTACCGGCGAACTTCGACGCGGCGATCAGCCGCGTGATTTCATTCACCGTCGCGCGATTCAGCGACGGCAAGCGCGGCGAGCGCACTTCATCATCGAACAGGAATACGGCAATCGCGTCGGGCGCGGCCGATACCGAATCGAAAGCAGTCGAAATTTTCATGATTTGCTCCGCAGGCTATGACGAATCGTCTTGACCGGCTGATTTTTTTCGTCCACCATAATCACGGTGGAGCGGTGGGACGCGATCTCGTCTTCGTTGACCTGCACATAGGTGACGATGATCACGCGATCTCCCTTTTGCGCGAGGCGCGCCGCCGCGCCATTCAGGCCAATCATGCCCGAGCCGCGCCGTCCGGGAATCGCATAGGTATCCAGCCGCTGTCCGCTGTTGACGTTGTAGATATGAATGCGCTCGAAGGGTAAAATGTTCGCCGCGTCGAGCAGATTCTGATCAATGGCGCAGGAGCCTTCGTAATCCAGATTGCATTGGGTAATGCGCACCAGATGAAGTTTTCCGCCCATGACTTCCCGTATCATGCGTTTCTCCTCAATTCACCGGACACTTCGGCCAGGTCCTCCGCCAATCCTCCGTGGCCGCACATCTCTCTTAGCGTCCGGCGGTATTCATTCAAAAGTCTTTCCACCACATCGGCGACGGGGAGCACATCGTGGATCAGTCCCACGCTCATCCCGGCCTCAAACTGGCCTTCTTCCCAATCGCCTTCGAAAATTCCCCGGCGCTCGCGCTTCTGTCCGTCGAGCAGCGCGCGCATTTCGTCTGCCGTGGCACCGTGCTTCTCCAGATCCGCTGTCTTCAGCGCAAAGGGATTCTTGATCATTCGCACCGGAGCCAGCGCCTTCATGGATAATACCGTATCGGCTTCGCCCGCCTGAACCACCGCCTGCTTAAACCGTTCGGACGATGATGATTCTGCGGTGGCCGCGAATCGCGTGCCGATCTGCACACCTTCGGCGCCCAGCGCCATTGCCGCTGCCATGGTGCGTCCGTCGGCGATACCGCCCGCGGCCATCAGCGGAATCTTGATGGCATCGCGCACCTGCGGAATCAACACAAAGGTCGGAATCTCATCCACCCCGTTGTGGCCGCCCGCTTCGGTTCCTTCGGCCACCACGGCATCTACGCCGCGATCTTCGGCTTTGCGGGCCAGTTTGGCGGAAGGCACCACGTGCGTTACCACCATGCCCGCGTCTTTGAGCTTCTGCGTGTAGAGCGCAGGATTGCCCGCCGAAGTGAAGATAATCTTCACCCCTTCCTCGATGCAGACATTCAGCAGATCGTCCACGTCCTTGCGCTGCAGCGGCACGTTGACACCGTAAGAAAACTCGTCGCCCAGCGCACTCTTCGTCTTCTGCAAATGTTCCCGCAAAAGATCCGGTTTCATGGAACCCGCGCCGACCAGCCCGAGGCAGCCCGCCTTCGAACAGGCCACGCAGAGTTTCCAGCCGGAGGTCCAGACCATTCCCGCCTGAATAATGGGGTAACGAATGCTGTAGAGTTCAGTAATGCGGTTGATCATGGCAACGTGCGGGGTATTCCTTTTCATGCGACAGCCGCACGGCATCTGATCCGCACGGCCGCCATAAATTCTTCAGTGCCGGACGCGAGCGCTCAATGCGCCCCATGCCCCTTGGCAAGCTTCAGCAGGTTGATCCGGTGCACGGGCGCGCCTTCCAGCTCTCCGGGATACTGCTCGTGCGTAGTCAGTTCGGGCTTGTCGCTCAGCAGGAACTCCCGGTCCAAAAAGAGGTCCGTGCGGGCATAAGCGCCGAGTTCGAGTATCCCCGTGTCCATGCGAATCGCGTCTTCCGGGCAGGCTTCCACGCACAAACCGCAGAAGCAGCAGCGCAGCAGGTCAATCTCGAACGCAACGGGATACTTTTCGATGCGGCCATCGGAGGTCTCGCCGGGGGTGATGTAGATGCAGCGGTCCGGGCAAGCCGTCTCGCACATCATGCAGGCCACGCAGCGCGGGCTTCCGTCGGGACGGAGCATCAGCCGGTGCAGGCCGCGCCAGCGCGGCGAGACGAAGCGGCGCTCTTCGGGATACTGAATGGTCACCGCCGGCGCCTTGGTCTTCATGCCCAACGTCCGTCCTACATGGCGGAAGAAGTTGGTGAAGAAATGGCGGAAGGTAATGGCCAGTCCCTTGACCGCTTCGGGGTAATATGTTTTCTGCCAGAACGTCAGATCAATCTGGCGAACCGGTTTTACATCAATCATGGATAGCAGATTTCTCTGTTTGCGTCACGTCAACAACTACTTCAGAAGCATCAGCACCAGACCGGTGATGCCGATATTGAGCAGGGCCACGGGCATCATTTCCCGCCAGGACACGCGCATCAGTTGGTCGTAGCGGAAGCGCGGGAAGGTCCAGCGGATCTGCATTTGCAGGAACATCAGAATCCCAACCTTCAGCGTGAACGCGATGACGCGCAGCGCGACCACAAGCCACTCGGCGACGGGCACGTACGCCCCGCCGGGGAAGTGGAAGCCCGGGCCGCCCATATTTTCCATGCCGCCGTACAGGAACGGAATCTGATAGCCGCCGAAAAACACCGTTGCCAGCACAGCGGCAAGGACGACGATTTCGGCGAATTCACCGAGGAAGAACATGCCCCAGCGCATGCCGGAATACTCCGTGGCAAAGCCGATGATCTCGGATTCGCCTTCGGGAAGGTCAAACGGCGCGCGCTTGGTTTCGGCCATTGCCGCGGGCAGGAACAGCAGGAAAGCCAGCGGCTGCACGAAAATGCCCCACTTGGGCAGCCATCCCCACAGCAGCAGATTCTGCTCGGCAACCATTTTGCCCGGATCGAGAGTTCCGTACACCAGCACCGGGCCGATCAGGCACAGACCGAGGATAATTTCATAGGAGATCATCTGGGCCGAGGCGCGCATGCCGCCGATCAGCGAATACTTATTATTGGACGCCCAACCTGCCAGCATAACGCCGTACACCGCAATGGAACCGAACGCCAGCACAAACAGCAGTCCAACGTCAAGGCTCAGAATCTGTAAATTGACCTGCTCACCGGCGATCATTACCGGCGGCCCGAAGGGCAGCACGGCAAAGGTCAGAAACACGGGCAGCATGGCGAACACCGGCGCAATCGCATGCAGGAAGCGCATGCTCTTGGGTGGCAAGAAATCTTCTTTGAAGATGAGCTTCAGGGCATCGGCGAGGGAGTTGATGATTCCCCACAGTCGTATACCCAGAATAGACGCGCGGTTGGCGCCGATCCGATCGGACATCAACGCGCTCTGCTTGCGCTCGGCCCACGTCAGAAGAAACGCGCCGGTCATGATGCCGGCGAAAACGACGGCGACCTTTATTACGATGATCAGAATGGCAACCAGCATCCATGCTCCGAAGCTTGCGTTCTATTCACGTTGGTCTCAGTAAGCCGGCAGCGGCTTGGACGATTGCACCTTACGATACGCGGGCTCGGGAACCCCGGCCAGCATTTTGCCCGAATTCCCCAAGCCTTCCCACGTCAAACCCTTGAATGACGGAACAGAATTGCCCATAGCGTCAAAGACATCGGCAGCGGACGCATACTTCCATGGAATTCCGAGCAACTGTGCGAGATCCTGCCAGATGCTCCATTCATCCCGGGCCTGACCGCGCGGTTCGAAGGGCTTGGCGGTCTTCTGGACGCGGCCTTCGAAATTGGTGTAACTGGCCTCGCGTTCGGCGGACATGGCCAGCGGAATCACATCGTCCGCAACCGGCACCGTACCGTTTTCATGCGTGCCCAGATATAAAATGTAATCGCAACGCTGATCGAGCTTGGCCAGTTCCTTCGGGCCCATCAGGCGCGACAGGTCATGATGCACCACAATCAGCACGTCGTAGTCGCCATCCAGCGCGCCGCTTAGAATATCGTCGCCGGACATGCCGCCGTTCTTGCCCGAATGGAATCCGAATTCCTCTGCTCCGCGCCGGTTCGGCGTGAGGTCGGCTTTCATCAGGATCTCGTCCTGCTTGCCCGTCTCCTCTTTGCTCACGTTGATGTCAATCGTGTCCACTTTCAAGGTGTCCACAAACAGACTCTTGAGCAGGAAAAGATCCTCGTTTGACGAGTGCGGGCTGGCGATGACGGCCACCGATTTCGGCCCGTTTTTGGAAACCGCCGCTTTAATTTTTGCCGCAGCGCGCTGCAGCACAAGATCGACGGTCAGTGCGCCCTGTCCGTTCGTCTCGCTGCGCGTGTGCGGGGCGGTCAGACGGTCCGGTGCATCGACGGCATGATAACCGTAACGGCCCCGGTCGCACATCCACCACTCATTGACCATCCGGTTATAGCGCGGCTTCAGGCG from bacterium encodes the following:
- a CDS encoding phospholipase D-like domain-containing protein — translated: MSDDILFDDHISPAILDLLRRAGKGDPVVCVTPYLKLYDRARQAIRSATDNRVRLTFLVRKDASASFHDDLVWLDSHGIRVYLLENLHAKVYWSPSRMIISSMNMHEASVSRSYEVAVVTRMMSDIREMRARINEWLSFASPLSGYDDLGYCIRCGETRSFNLGYPLCESCFGTYGYVRMAAGEDPFCHKCGIRVRTSYEKPLCKDCERSMAGPAQSRTRF
- a CDS encoding leucyl aminopeptidase, which gives rise to MKISTAFDSVSAAPDAIAVFLFDDEVRSPRLPSLNRATVNEITRLIAASKFAGKKEETVRHYTDRASSPMVILLGLGSRKDFQWQTLRLAAGAAVRNGRDHGAKTMALVSEDKLADDLSVEQVTHALAEGVVLGNWRFDSYKKIPPKEVKDLNTVTVYYATESRKKAADKVIKRHAEIARCMNLARQWGTEPANVVTTDYLAREARKLSARGLKVTVLERPQMQRLGMNLLLAVAKGSAMPPKLIIMEWNPRGAKKTYAFVGKGLVFDSGGLNIKVASMEEMKSDMCGAAAVLAAMNGVAELKPDVRVIGVIGAVENAIGPDAYRPSDIYTAYNGKTVEIGNTDAEGRLVLADALAYTVDKYKPNGMVDVATLTGAAVVALGHYADAVFSNDDHWRQTVMSAADRAGERQWHMPLFDEYGQEMKGDVAQLRNVPGHRWGGSCTAAAFLKEFVDDTPWVHIDIAPTAFPGVVSSIQPKATASGSAVRTMLELVTGTK
- the panD gene encoding aspartate 1-decarboxylase yields the protein MIREVMGGKLHLVRITQCNLDYEGSCAIDQNLLDAANILPFERIHIYNVNSGQRLDTYAIPGRRGSGMIGLNGAAARLAQKGDRVIIVTYVQVNEDEIASHRSTVIMVDEKNQPVKTIRHSLRSKS
- a CDS encoding nitronate monooxygenase, which codes for MKRNTPHVAMINRITELYSIRYPIIQAGMVWTSGWKLCVACSKAGCLGLVGAGSMKPDLLREHLQKTKSALGDEFSYGVNVPLQRKDVDDLLNVCIEEGVKIIFTSAGNPALYTQKLKDAGMVVTHVVPSAKLARKAEDRGVDAVVAEGTEAGGHNGVDEIPTFVLIPQVRDAIKIPLMAAGGIADGRTMAAAMALGAEGVQIGTRFAATAESSSSERFKQAVVQAGEADTVLSMKALAPVRMIKNPFALKTADLEKHGATADEMRALLDGQKRERRGIFEGDWEEGQFEAGMSVGLIHDVLPVADVVERLLNEYRRTLREMCGHGGLAEDLAEVSGELRRNA
- a CDS encoding NADH-quinone oxidoreductase subunit I; protein product: MIDVKPVRQIDLTFWQKTYYPEAVKGLAITFRHFFTNFFRHVGRTLGMKTKAPAVTIQYPEERRFVSPRWRGLHRLMLRPDGSPRCVACMMCETACPDRCIYITPGETSDGRIEKYPVAFEIDLLRCCFCGLCVEACPEDAIRMDTGILELGAYARTDLFLDREFLLSDKPELTTHEQYPGELEGAPVHRINLLKLAKGHGAH
- a CDS encoding complex I subunit 1 family protein; the protein is MLVAILIIVIKVAVVFAGIMTGAFLLTWAERKQSALMSDRIGANRASILGIRLWGIINSLADALKLIFKEDFLPPKSMRFLHAIAPVFAMLPVFLTFAVLPFGPPVMIAGEQVNLQILSLDVGLLFVLAFGSIAVYGVMLAGWASNNKYSLIGGMRASAQMISYEIILGLCLIGPVLVYGTLDPGKMVAEQNLLLWGWLPKWGIFVQPLAFLLFLPAAMAETKRAPFDLPEGESEIIGFATEYSGMRWGMFFLGEFAEIVVLAAVLATVFFGGYQIPFLYGGMENMGGPGFHFPGGAYVPVAEWLVVALRVIAFTLKVGILMFLQMQIRWTFPRFRYDQLMRVSWREMMPVALLNIGITGLVLMLLK
- a CDS encoding molybdopterin-dependent oxidoreductase, translated to MPKIEIDGKPVEVPAGTNLVEAAKLLNIEIPTYCYHPGLTVVGSCRMCQVEMEQNGRTSVVLGCNTPAADGMKVITTSEKVHTLRASALEFLLQNHPLDCPICDDAGECDLQNYYMRYGLHDSRVNLLDKIHKHKVHDVGPTVVLDSERCVLCSRCVRFCREVAGVDELGIFGHGMQSELMNPPGKRLENDYSGNVVDLCPVGALTDKDFRFKRRVWYMERTPSVCTGCSRGCNINIDWEIERRYKDPQRRIQRLKPRYNRMVNEWWMCDRGRYGYHAVDAPDRLTAPHTRSETNGQGALTVDLVLQRAAAKIKAAVSKNGPKSVAVIASPHSSNEDLFLLKSLFVDTLKVDTIDINVSKEETGKQDEILMKADLTPNRRGAEEFGFHSGKNGGMSGDDILSGALDGDYDVLIVVHHDLSRLMGPKELAKLDQRCDYILYLGTHENGTVPVADDVIPLAMSAEREASYTNFEGRVQKTAKPFEPRGQARDEWSIWQDLAQLLGIPWKYASAADVFDAMGNSVPSFKGLTWEGLGNSGKMLAGVPEPAYRKVQSSKPLPAY